CTGATGACCGGCCGGCACGAGATCGCCGATCAGTTGAGTGTGCGCGACCGGACGAGCTGCTTCAGAAAACCCTTCGACGCGCAGGTTCTGCTGGCCACGCTGGCCGCCGCATTGGGTGACCGGGACGTAGAGGGAAACGATGAAACTTGAGATGCCGCTCGAGCCGACGGTCGTTTCGCACGCGCACCGTCAAAGCGAACGCCCGCTCGTCGTGATCGTCAATGATGCATGCGGGACGAAACAGAGGCCAATCTGATGCAACACGCTCAAACCAAGACGGAAGAGCCTGCGGAACCGATCGTCTACGTCGTCGACGACGACGAGGCCATGAGGGAGGCGCTGCTCGATTTGTTCATGGTGACCCAAAAACGAGTGACTGCGTTCTCGAACGGGCCTGAGTTTTTGGAGACGGCAGACATCCGGGCGCCCGGTTGCCTTGTTCTTGATTTCAACATGCCAGGGGGCACGGGTCTGGACCTCCAGGAGCATCTTTCTCTTGCTGGTAGTCGCCTGCCGGTGATCTTTCTGACGGGGCATGCAGATGTCCCGACCAGCGTAAAGGCGATGAAGGCTGGCGCCATGGACTTCATCACCAAGCCGTTCGCCGATCACGATCTGCTTGAGGCGGTGGAGCGTGCCATTAAGCTCGACGCCGAGCGCCGCAAGGTCGAGGCGGAACGCGACCGGATCCGGGCGCTGGCAGATACTCTTTCTCCTCGCGAGCAGGAAGTGATGTTTGCAGTCGTGAGTGGCCTGATGAACAAGCAGGTCGCCTACCAGTTCGGCATCAGCGAAATGACCGTGAAGCTCCATCGGATGAGCGTCATGCGCAAGATGCAGAGCCGTTCGCTGGCAGATCTCGTGCGAAAGACAGAACAGCTACGACGGAATTGAGCAACTCACAGGCCTGCAGGAATCCGGAGTTATGGAGCAACTGCCACCAATGGCCGCTTTTAGGCCCGAAGCGGACATCCGGCGATAATCGCTTGAGACTGGAGCTTGCTTTCCACGAACACAGGAGTTCAGCGTGCGGAACCGCGGCCAACAGTGTCGGGGTCCCGCACAGGGATGCGTCGCGCCGACCTAGAGCGTCAGTCCACCGTCGATCGTCAGGCTTGATCCGGTCATGTAGGATGAAGCTTGGCTGGCGAGATATGACACCACGCCTGCTATCTCTTCTGGAGCGGCGACGCGCTTTAACGGGCTCCGGGCCGACAGCATTTCGATAGCGCCGGCATTCATGTCGGTTTCTGTTGGGCCTGGCTGGATGTTGTTAACCGTGATTCGCCGAGGCGCAAGATCGAGCGCAAGGCCTTTGACCATGGCCGCGACGGCGGCCTTGGTGAGCTGGTAGACACTCGCTCCAGGCGAGCCAGTGCTGATGGCCACATTGGAGCCGATCGTGATGACGCGGCCGCCATCCTTAAGATATGGCACGGCGGCCTGTATCGACAGATAGACACCCCGAACGTTGATGTTGAGCATCATGTCCAGTTCTTCCAGGCTTACAGATTCAACGGTGTTGATACGCAATATGCCTGCATTGACCACCACAGCATCAATTGGTCCAAGGAGGTCCACAGTCTTTGCCACGGCCGCGCGAATAGCCTCGGGGTCACCGCTGTCGGCTTGGATGGCGATAGCTCGACCGCCGATGGACCCAATGTTCGCGACCAGTGCATTGGCACTGTCCGGACGCGACACGTAGGTGAAGGCCGTGTCGAAGCCGTCCTTCACCAGTTGTTCGACGGCTGCCCCGCCGATACCACGTGAACCACCGAAGACGAGTGCGGTTTTACGCTGATTGATCGTCATGCCATTCTCCTTTATTGACTGATTAGTCCATTATTGGGCAAAAGAAAGCCTCTTCGTTTGAAGAGGCAAACTTACGGTTTCAGTCTGTGGATCGCGAAGCGCCCCATCGACCTGAGGTCTGAAGCCGCAGCACCGCTGCGTGCTGCCACTTGAAGTCCCGCCATCACCATCTGAACGAATGCCGACGCCTCTACCGGGTCAAGCCCGGGATCGACCTCTCCCAACCGTTGGCCTTCCTCGATCCGTTCGACGATACGTCGACCAAGCAGGGCGCTCGCCTTCTCTCGGCGCAAATTCAGTTCTTCATCCGTAATGCCGAACTCGCCAACGGAACCGACGCCCATACAACCAAGGGCGCGCTCGCAATCGTCATCAGACACCAGGCCAGTGAGCAGGTCCTCGATGCCTTTCAGTGGCGAGGTCGGCTCGCCGAGCCTCTTGAGGTGGCCCGAGTTGGTTCGCCGCTGATATGTGTCGAGCGCCTCGATATATAGGGTATGCTTGTCGCCGAATGCGCCGTATAGACTTTGCCTGCCGATGCCCATCGCCTCGCGCAAATCGTCGGTTGACGTCGCTGCAAATCCCTTCGCCCAGAACAGCCGTAAGGCCTTGTCTAAAGCCGTGTCGCGGTCAAACTCTCTTGGTCTTGCCATGGGAAAGGGTAGTAGCTGTTATTGACTGATCTGTCAATAACCTTGTCTAAAAGCCGGATGACCGCTCCTGGCGCAAAGCTGACAACGCCTCATCGTTTTCGGTTGGTGGTATTTGCTACATAATTCCGCAGGTGACGACCCTTGCCAGGGAAAGGGAGGCCGCCTGCCCATGGGCAAACGGCCCCTAGGTGTGCCGGCCTTTGGCAGTCGTGCCGCGGGGAGGGGGCTGCGACACTTAGATCATCACCTCCTAAAGAAGGTGCCGGCGAAGGATGATGATGAAAGCTTACGGTCTTTCACGCATCCGCATCACTATACATTCGTTTAGCGGGCCGTTCGCGGCGCGAAGCCGGTTGTCGTTCAGGACAGGCGATGCATCCATCCTAACCAGGGCGGCCGGAAAAGAGGCGTGGTCGATCATTTCCGTCTTTTAGCTCCCGCCAAGACCTCACTGCAGCAGTTCCGACTTCCTTACGAGGTCGCTGAAGGTCCGGGCCTGCATCTTCTTCATAGCGCTTGCGCGATGAAGCTTGACCATGATTTCGCTGATTCCCAGTTCGTATGCCGCCTGTTTGTTCATGAGACCTTCGGTGACGAGCTTCATGACCTGCCTCTCACGTGGGGTGAGACTGGCCGCGCACTGGCGGGCATGCTTTCTCCTTAGAGCCATATCCCGCTGCTTTTTTCCTTCCTCCATGGCTGCGGCGACCGCACAAAGTAGGTCGTCCACCTCGAAGGGTTTCAACAGGAAATCGACGGCTCCCGCCTTCATGGCGGTGACGCTCGTCGGGACGTCTCCATCGCCGGTCATGAAAACGATTGGAAGTTCGAAGCCTGCATCCGACAGTTTCCTTTGATACTCGATACCGCTCATGCCTGGCAGTTTCACATCGAGCAACAGGCACCCTACGGCCTCTGGATCGCCCCTTTCGTCGAAATCCGCAGTGTCGACGAACGCTTCGGCCGGTATTCCGGAAGAACCAAAGAGTTCAAGCAGCGCCGAGCGAATTCTCTCATCGTCGTCGATGATGTGGACCACGTTGACGTCGGTGGCGGTTTCGATGGGGTTTGAACGTTCGGGCATCGCTTAGCTCCCTTGATCGTCAAGAACCAACATCCGCCCATTTTATCCGACGTGGTTTTGCTGGCTATAAAACGAAGGTTTGCCCTCCCGCGGGTTCGAAGACCGTTCCGTATGTTCCGTCAGCACTCGATGGTTTGCAGTCAGACGCTACAAAGCGAAACACACGGTGCGATCGCCCGAAAGGTGACCTCGATCAGCTGTTCGGGAAATGCCAGGCGGGAAACACCAATCAGGTTGCTCGCACACTCCGGAATCTCCGCTCCATACATTTCCTTGCGGACCCTGCCAGCGGCCGCAAACGCGGCGTCCACATCGAGTACGTAGAGTGTCTCTTCGACCACGTCGTCGAGTGAAGCGCCGAATTCGGCAAGGACAGTGACGGCATTGGCGTAGGTCTGCCGCATCTGCTCTTCCATGCTCGAAAAATCGACTGGTCTTCCGGCTGGGTCCAGCCTTGCCGGGGCCACGAGGTTGCCGGCCCTGTCGTGGCTTAGCTGTCCGGAGACATAGATGATGCCTTTAACCTGCACGGCCTGGGAATAGCCGTAGGCTTTTTCCCATGGCACACCGAAGTTTGCGGTCCGTTTGATCGGGGAACACATGAAATCCTCCATTCCTTCCGGGCGGGCGGTGGCCTCAACCGCTCGAAGCTCATTTCCGTTTCAAAGTCCGGTCGGTTAGACCTCTCATGACGTCGCTCTACCCATACGGCCGGGCCGGCCTTGCCGAAAGTAACTGAAGTTTGGCTATCCAAATGCACTTGGCATCGAGGAGCAGTTCGCCGGAAAAAATGCTCCCGGCGGCCGGCGGCGGATTTGCGGGCACTTCTGAGTGTGACGAACCCCCACCGTCTAGTGGAAAAAGGGCGCCTGAGGCGCCCTTTGACACGCTACTTGGTGATGAAGCTGAGGATGTCCTGGTTGATGACGTCCGCGTGTGTGGTCGCCATGCCGTGAGGGAAGCCCTTGTAAATCTTGAGGGTGGAGTTCTTCAGGAGCTGAGCTGAACGGGGGGCGGAAATCGCGAGCGGAACAACCTGGTCGTCATCGCCATGCAGCACCAGCGCCGGCACATCGATCATCTTCAGGTCTTCGGTAAAGTCGGTCTCCGAGAAGGCCTTGACGCCAAGGTAATGGGCGTTGGCGGCTCCCATCATCCCCTGTCGCCACCAATTGTGGCTGACCGCTGCGGACGGCGTGGCGCCTGGCCGGTTGAAGCCGTAAAAAGGGCCGTTTGCGATGTCGTGATAGAGCTGCGCCCTGTTGGCCGCAAGGGCCTCGCGATAGCCGTCGAGCGCCTCGATCGGAAGCCCCTCGGGATTGTTCGGCGTCTTCAGCATAAGCGGTGGCACGGCGCCGATCAGGACGAGCTTGGCCACACGCCCCTTGCCGTGACGGGCGACGTACCGGGTCGCTTCGCCTCCGCCCGTCGAATGCCCGATATGGATCGCGTTGCGCAGATCCAATTGCCGCACGAGAGAGGCCACGTCGGAGGCGTAGTGATCCATGTCATGGCCACCGCTCACCTGCTCCGATCGCCCGTGGCCACGACGGTCATGGGCAATGACGCGATAGCCTTTTGCGAGGAAGAAGAGCATCTGGTTATCCCAGTCATCTCCGCTCAATGGCCAGCCGTGATGAAACACGATCGGCTGCGCGTCGCGCGGACCCCAATCCTTGTAAAAAATCCTGGTCGAGTCTTCTGTCGTTACGTATCCGTGACCGGGTTGTTCGGCTGTCATGGCCATTCCTTTCTGTGCTGGTCGTGCCGCATCAAATGGTGGTTTCGGGCCGCGATCCTCAGCTCTCGAAGCGCGGTCCTGCGGTGGGCGCCGTCGTTAACGGAGGACCGTTTCGACGCCCTGCGGGACCCTGTTTCTCCGGGAGTAACGGCCGGCATGCGACGTGAAGACGCT
This is a stretch of genomic DNA from Ensifer adhaerens. It encodes these proteins:
- a CDS encoding response regulator transcription factor, which gives rise to MQHAQTKTEEPAEPIVYVVDDDEAMREALLDLFMVTQKRVTAFSNGPEFLETADIRAPGCLVLDFNMPGGTGLDLQEHLSLAGSRLPVIFLTGHADVPTSVKAMKAGAMDFITKPFADHDLLEAVERAIKLDAERRKVEAERDRIRALADTLSPREQEVMFAVVSGLMNKQVAYQFGISEMTVKLHRMSVMRKMQSRSLADLVRKTEQLRRN
- a CDS encoding SDR family NAD(P)-dependent oxidoreductase, translated to MTINQRKTALVFGGSRGIGGAAVEQLVKDGFDTAFTYVSRPDSANALVANIGSIGGRAIAIQADSGDPEAIRAAVAKTVDLLGPIDAVVVNAGILRINTVESVSLEELDMMLNINVRGVYLSIQAAVPYLKDGGRVITIGSNVAISTGSPGASVYQLTKAAVAAMVKGLALDLAPRRITVNNIQPGPTETDMNAGAIEMLSARSPLKRVAAPEEIAGVVSYLASQASSYMTGSSLTIDGGLTL
- a CDS encoding TetR/AcrR family transcriptional regulator; this encodes MARPREFDRDTALDKALRLFWAKGFAATSTDDLREAMGIGRQSLYGAFGDKHTLYIEALDTYQRRTNSGHLKRLGEPTSPLKGIEDLLTGLVSDDDCERALGCMGVGSVGEFGITDEELNLRREKASALLGRRIVERIEEGQRLGEVDPGLDPVEASAFVQMVMAGLQVAARSGAAASDLRSMGRFAIHRLKP
- a CDS encoding response regulator transcription factor gives rise to the protein MPERSNPIETATDVNVVHIIDDDERIRSALLELFGSSGIPAEAFVDTADFDERGDPEAVGCLLLDVKLPGMSGIEYQRKLSDAGFELPIVFMTGDGDVPTSVTAMKAGAVDFLLKPFEVDDLLCAVAAAMEEGKKQRDMALRRKHARQCAASLTPRERQVMKLVTEGLMNKQAAYELGISEIMVKLHRASAMKKMQARTFSDLVRKSELLQ
- a CDS encoding RidA family protein, with protein sequence MEDFMCSPIKRTANFGVPWEKAYGYSQAVQVKGIIYVSGQLSHDRAGNLVAPARLDPAGRPVDFSSMEEQMRQTYANAVTVLAEFGASLDDVVEETLYVLDVDAAFAAAGRVRKEMYGAEIPECASNLIGVSRLAFPEQLIEVTFRAIAPCVSLCSV
- a CDS encoding alpha/beta fold hydrolase, coding for MTAEQPGHGYVTTEDSTRIFYKDWGPRDAQPIVFHHGWPLSGDDWDNQMLFFLAKGYRVIAHDRRGHGRSEQVSGGHDMDHYASDVASLVRQLDLRNAIHIGHSTGGGEATRYVARHGKGRVAKLVLIGAVPPLMLKTPNNPEGLPIEALDGYREALAANRAQLYHDIANGPFYGFNRPGATPSAAVSHNWWRQGMMGAANAHYLGVKAFSETDFTEDLKMIDVPALVLHGDDDQVVPLAISAPRSAQLLKNSTLKIYKGFPHGMATTHADVINQDILSFITK